A DNA window from Methylocystis heyeri contains the following coding sequences:
- the hisC gene encoding histidinol-phosphate transaminase, whose translation MTRPAPRAELMNIDAYVPGKSAASHVLGGARVYKLSANETPLGPSPRAVEAVRDLAPQIADYPEGSSSLLRQAIGERHGLDPARIIAGAGSDQILELLAIAYLGRGDEGVYSQYGFLEYKIVIIAAGATPKIAPEDNYTANVDAILEQVTEKTKIVFLANPNNPTGTYLPAREVARLADALPPQVLLVLDAAYAEYVQAEDYEAGVALASARENVVMTRTFSKIYGLAGLRLGWGYGPKHVIDALERIRSPFNVSSPASAAGIAALQDREHIAAAVAHNAKWLPWLSQNISALGLDVLPSAGNFIAIRFPEQNGLRAADADKYLTGRGLILRAIGAYGMPQFLRLTVGPDEANERVVAALKDFMKGAR comes from the coding sequence ATGACCAGACCCGCGCCACGGGCCGAATTGATGAACATCGACGCTTACGTGCCCGGCAAGAGCGCGGCGTCCCATGTCCTCGGCGGCGCGCGCGTCTATAAGCTCTCCGCCAACGAGACTCCGCTCGGTCCCTCTCCCCGCGCAGTGGAGGCGGTGCGCGATCTCGCGCCGCAGATCGCCGATTATCCGGAAGGCTCTTCAAGCCTGCTGCGCCAGGCCATCGGCGAGCGCCACGGCCTCGATCCCGCCCGCATCATCGCGGGAGCCGGCTCCGACCAGATTCTCGAACTGCTCGCGATCGCCTATCTCGGGCGAGGCGACGAGGGCGTCTACAGCCAATACGGCTTCCTCGAATATAAGATCGTCATCATCGCCGCCGGCGCGACGCCCAAAATCGCGCCGGAGGACAATTACACCGCCAATGTCGACGCGATTCTGGAGCAGGTGACAGAGAAGACCAAGATCGTCTTTCTCGCCAACCCCAACAATCCCACCGGAACCTATCTTCCGGCGAGGGAAGTCGCGCGACTCGCCGACGCCCTGCCGCCGCAGGTGCTCCTGGTGCTCGACGCCGCCTATGCGGAATATGTGCAGGCCGAGGATTACGAGGCCGGCGTCGCGCTGGCCTCGGCGCGCGAGAATGTCGTCATGACCCGCACCTTCTCGAAGATCTATGGCCTTGCGGGCCTGCGCCTCGGCTGGGGCTACGGCCCGAAGCATGTGATCGATGCGCTGGAGCGCATCCGCTCGCCCTTCAATGTTTCGAGCCCCGCCTCCGCCGCCGGAATAGCGGCGCTGCAGGACCGCGAGCACATCGCCGCCGCCGTGGCCCATAACGCCAAATGGCTGCCGTGGCTCTCGCAGAACATCTCGGCGCTGGGCCTCGACGTGCTGCCGAGCGCGGGAAACTTCATCGCCATCCGTTTTCCTGAACAGAACGGCCTGCGCGCGGCCGACGCCGATAAATATCTCACCGGGCGCGGACTCATCCTGCGCGCGATCGGCGCCTATGGAATGCCGCAGTTTCTGCGCCTGACCGTCGGGCCTGATGAAGCCAATGAGCGCGTGGTAGCGGCGCTGAAGGACTTTATGAAAGGCGCGAGATGA
- a CDS encoding prephenate/arogenate dehydrogenase family protein has product MSLTEPLFKKLCLIGLGLIGSSIARAARASRAVQEISALDASPQVLARVRELGIADDAGGDMERALKGADLVILCVPVGVIGAVAKTVAPYLETGAVLSDVGSVKGSVVAQIAPHVPHGVHFIPAHPLAGTEYSGPDAGFATLFQNRWCILTPARAGGDAVEATAEFWKRLGAKVETMTTEHHDLALAVTSHLPHLIAFNIVGTAAHLEQVTQSEVIKFSASGFRDFTRIAASDPTMWRDIFLNNREAVLEMLSRFNADLDALRSMIEKGDGQGLFDLFTRTRAIRRGIVEQGQDTAAPDFGRTH; this is encoded by the coding sequence ATGAGCCTGACCGAGCCGCTCTTCAAGAAACTCTGCCTCATCGGCCTCGGTCTCATCGGCTCGTCGATCGCCAGGGCCGCGCGGGCTTCCAGGGCCGTGCAGGAAATCTCCGCGCTCGACGCCTCGCCGCAGGTGCTGGCGCGGGTGCGGGAGCTCGGCATAGCCGACGACGCCGGCGGCGATATGGAGCGCGCCTTGAAGGGCGCCGATCTCGTTATACTGTGCGTTCCGGTCGGCGTCATCGGCGCGGTCGCAAAGACGGTCGCGCCCTATCTCGAAACCGGCGCGGTGCTCTCCGACGTCGGATCGGTCAAGGGCTCGGTCGTCGCCCAGATCGCGCCGCATGTGCCGCATGGCGTGCATTTCATTCCCGCCCATCCGCTCGCCGGCACGGAATATTCCGGTCCCGACGCGGGGTTTGCGACGCTGTTTCAAAATCGCTGGTGCATTCTCACGCCCGCCAGGGCGGGAGGCGACGCTGTCGAGGCGACGGCCGAATTCTGGAAAAGGCTCGGCGCCAAGGTCGAAACCATGACGACCGAGCACCACGACCTCGCGCTCGCGGTCACGAGCCATCTGCCGCATCTGATTGCTTTCAATATCGTCGGCACGGCGGCGCATCTCGAACAGGTCACGCAGTCGGAGGTCATCAAATTCTCCGCCTCCGGCTTTCGCGACTTCACCCGCATCGCGGCCTCCGACCCCACGATGTGGCGAGACATCTTCCTCAACAACCGGGAAGCCGTGCTCGAAATGCTGTCGCGCTTCAACGCCGATCTCGATGCGCTGCGCAGCATGATCGAGAAGGGCGACGGACAAGGTCTGTTCGATCTTTTCACCCGCACCCGTGCGATCAGACGCGGCATTGTGGAACAGGGCCAGGACACCGCGGCGCCGGACTTCGGCCGCACCCATTAA
- a CDS encoding P-loop NTPase produces MATAPKTTRFRTPASLDTIKRVAMIANEKGGVGKSVFTRTLVDYLRSKGKRVAAYDADGSVGATVRVLGTRGENGAIEREQDPVAGVGYYNGRAENERNILLDSIETGEALYIHDLAGGLLADLTRIVDSGEGLDGLIDAFEAHGYRLTVFHVVSPDVGAAQSVARWLSLVGDRADHVAVINLKHGKPPGDFPFWYGFVDAKGEAKGGKTRKALLDAGGVEIEFPALPSGTFAKLDAENIRFTRAEKAGILSITERAHIAKFLRDFGENLTPALPFLGFQIEQ; encoded by the coding sequence ATGGCGACCGCCCCCAAAACGACAAGATTCCGGACGCCCGCGTCGCTGGACACGATAAAGCGCGTCGCGATGATCGCCAATGAAAAGGGCGGCGTCGGCAAATCCGTGTTCACCCGAACGCTGGTGGATTATCTGCGCTCAAAGGGCAAACGCGTCGCCGCCTACGACGCTGACGGCAGCGTCGGCGCCACGGTGCGCGTGCTCGGAACGCGCGGCGAAAACGGGGCTATCGAACGCGAGCAGGATCCCGTCGCCGGCGTCGGCTATTACAACGGCCGCGCAGAGAATGAGCGCAACATACTGCTCGATTCGATCGAAACGGGCGAAGCGCTCTATATCCACGATCTCGCCGGAGGCCTGCTGGCCGATCTCACCCGCATCGTCGACAGCGGCGAAGGGCTCGACGGACTCATCGACGCTTTCGAGGCGCATGGCTACCGGCTTACGGTGTTCCATGTCGTTTCGCCGGACGTGGGCGCCGCGCAGTCTGTGGCCCGCTGGCTCAGTCTCGTGGGAGACCGGGCCGACCATGTAGCGGTCATCAATCTCAAACACGGAAAACCGCCGGGGGATTTTCCTTTCTGGTACGGCTTCGTCGACGCGAAGGGCGAGGCGAAAGGCGGCAAGACGCGCAAAGCGCTGCTCGACGCCGGCGGCGTCGAAATCGAGTTTCCCGCCCTGCCCTCGGGCACATTCGCCAAGCTCGACGCCGAGAACATTCGTTTTACGCGCGCCGAGAAGGCGGGAATCCTCTCGATTACCGAGCGCGCGCATATCGCGAAGTTCCTTCGCGATTTCGGCGAAAATCTCACCCCCGCCTTGCCGTTTCTAGGGTTTCAGATCGAGCAGTAG
- the gpt gene encoding xanthine phosphoribosyltransferase, which produces MENRKILALSWDAFHADTRALAGRLANRGGFSAIAAVTRGGLFPAGVIARELGIRVVDTVCVASYHEETERGELAVLKPPSPELTARPSSEVLIIDDLVDTGATAKLLREMLPQAYFATVYAKPQGLPLVDAFVREVAQDTWIYFPWDTGLSFQAPIAKAKS; this is translated from the coding sequence ATGGAAAACCGCAAGATTCTCGCGCTCTCCTGGGACGCCTTCCATGCCGACACCCGCGCGCTGGCCGGCCGCCTCGCGAACCGGGGCGGCTTTTCCGCCATTGCGGCGGTGACGCGCGGCGGCCTGTTCCCCGCCGGAGTGATCGCGCGCGAACTCGGCATCAGGGTGGTCGATACTGTCTGCGTCGCGAGCTACCATGAGGAAACCGAGCGCGGAGAACTCGCAGTGCTGAAGCCGCCGTCGCCCGAGCTTACCGCCCGCCCGAGCTCCGAAGTGCTCATCATCGACGATCTGGTCGATACGGGCGCAACCGCGAAGCTCCTGCGCGAAATGCTGCCGCAGGCCTATTTCGCCACCGTCTACGCCAAGCCGCAGGGACTTCCGCTGGTGGATGCTTTCGTGCGCGAAGTAGCGCAGGACACCTGGATATATTTCCCCTGGGACACCGGCCTGAGCTTCCAGGCTCCCATCGCCAAGGCGAAGAGCTAG
- a CDS encoding PQQ-dependent dehydrogenase, methanol/ethanol family, which yields MNNRYAMQTKNLTGLRRAAKGCLDISVLALSVFVGGVWAGSAAAQAAPPQTGAEWWTAGGTQQGTRYSGLKEITAANAGGLTEEFSYPTGVKNSHQGSPLVVGNTLYIVTPFPNNLISVDLSSHSQNWIYAGNAAQFSKGLTCCDVVNRGGAYGVVNGKGVVVYTLLDGHVVAVDASTGKEVWKVKVADPWTGETLNTAPIIANDKVIFGSSGSEMGVRGSVRALNLATGKLAWQAYATGPDADVLIDSSTKPWFQKDKGANLGTTTWPGSLWKQGGGTSWAWITHDPDTNTVFYGTSQPGTFNPTMRQLSPGTPGDNKWAASIFARDADTGKAKWVYQLVPWDNWDYDAVNESTVVDLPLGAGGALRRVVVHFNKDGFAYILDAATGQLVSANPFSDANWATGIDLNTGYPNVVSSKLTQEGQRTDYICPSAFGAKDWEYSAFSPVTGLFYFGAHNMCMNYEPLRVNYIAGTPFTGADVGIVPHKDAQGAIEPNLGEFVAFDPVKGQRKWTIKENTPVFGGALVTAGNVVFYGTLDKKFKAVDANTGVELFSAILECGVTSAPITFTGSDGKQRVAITTGLGRLNGAFSGSGPCPAISSGESSATVSPQTKMAKSYAGDAEGENATSAAPHHVVSAHTVGAAATAPTTGFVHVFKLP from the coding sequence ATGAATAATCGCTACGCCATGCAAACGAAAAATTTAACCGGCTTGCGCCGGGCCGCCAAAGGCTGTCTCGACATATCTGTCCTCGCCCTTTCTGTCTTCGTCGGCGGCGTTTGGGCTGGCTCCGCGGCGGCGCAGGCGGCGCCTCCCCAGACCGGGGCCGAGTGGTGGACCGCGGGCGGCACGCAGCAGGGAACCCGGTATAGCGGCCTGAAGGAAATCACCGCAGCGAATGCAGGCGGACTGACCGAGGAGTTTTCCTACCCTACCGGCGTCAAGAACAGCCATCAGGGCAGTCCTCTCGTCGTCGGAAACACGCTCTATATCGTCACGCCGTTCCCGAACAATCTGATTTCGGTCGACCTGTCGTCGCACTCGCAGAACTGGATCTACGCCGGTAACGCGGCGCAATTCTCCAAAGGCCTGACCTGCTGCGACGTCGTCAACCGCGGCGGCGCCTATGGCGTCGTCAACGGCAAGGGCGTCGTCGTCTACACCCTGCTGGACGGCCATGTCGTTGCGGTCGACGCCTCGACCGGCAAGGAGGTCTGGAAGGTCAAGGTCGCCGATCCCTGGACTGGCGAAACGCTGAACACGGCTCCGATTATCGCCAACGACAAGGTCATTTTCGGCAGTTCGGGATCCGAAATGGGCGTGCGCGGTTCGGTGCGGGCCCTGAACCTCGCGACCGGCAAGCTGGCGTGGCAGGCCTACGCCACCGGGCCCGACGCCGACGTGCTGATCGATTCGTCCACCAAACCCTGGTTCCAAAAGGACAAGGGGGCAAATCTCGGGACGACGACATGGCCCGGTTCGCTCTGGAAGCAGGGCGGAGGAACGTCCTGGGCGTGGATCACCCATGATCCCGACACCAACACGGTTTTCTACGGAACTTCGCAGCCCGGCACCTTCAATCCGACGATGCGGCAGCTCTCGCCGGGAACGCCGGGCGACAATAAATGGGCGGCCTCCATCTTCGCCCGTGACGCCGATACCGGCAAGGCGAAATGGGTCTATCAGCTCGTGCCCTGGGACAATTGGGATTATGACGCGGTCAACGAAAGCACCGTCGTGGATCTCCCGCTCGGCGCCGGCGGCGCGTTGCGCCGCGTTGTCGTCCATTTCAACAAGGACGGCTTCGCCTATATTCTCGACGCCGCGACCGGGCAGCTGGTCAGCGCGAATCCCTTCAGCGACGCCAACTGGGCGACCGGCATCGATCTCAACACCGGTTATCCGAACGTTGTTTCCTCCAAGCTCACCCAGGAAGGCCAGAGGACCGACTACATCTGTCCGTCGGCTTTCGGCGCGAAGGACTGGGAATATTCGGCTTTTTCGCCCGTCACCGGCCTCTTTTACTTCGGCGCGCACAATATGTGCATGAACTACGAGCCGCTCAGGGTGAACTATATCGCCGGGACGCCGTTCACCGGCGCCGATGTCGGCATCGTGCCTCACAAGGACGCGCAGGGCGCCATCGAGCCCAATCTCGGCGAGTTCGTCGCCTTTGATCCGGTCAAAGGCCAGCGCAAATGGACCATCAAGGAAAACACGCCGGTCTTTGGCGGCGCGCTGGTCACAGCGGGCAATGTCGTCTTCTACGGCACTCTCGATAAGAAGTTCAAAGCCGTCGACGCCAATACCGGCGTCGAGCTGTTCTCCGCCATTCTCGAATGCGGCGTGACGTCGGCGCCGATCACTTTCACCGGAAGCGACGGCAAGCAGAGAGTCGCCATCACCACCGGGCTCGGACGTCTCAACGGCGCATTTTCGGGCAGCGGCCCGTGTCCGGCGATTTCATCGGGCGAGTCCTCCGCGACGGTTTCGCCGCAGACGAAAATGGCGAAATCCTATGCGGGGGACGCGGAAGGGGAGAACGCGACTTCGGCCGCTCCTCATCATGTCGTTTCGGCGCATACGGTCGGCGCGGCGGCGACTGCTCCGACCACCGGCTTTGTCCATGTGTTCAAGCTCCCCTGA
- a CDS encoding competence/damage-inducible protein A yields the protein MTSAPQQEQVTAAVLVIGDEILSGRTQDANSHYIANYLARVGVDLREIRVVPDLEEEIVGAVNALRARYDYVFTTGGIGPTHDDITADAMAKAFAVGIEENPAAIAMLLERIRPDQLNEARRRMARIPLGAELIENAISKAPGFMIGNVIVMAGVPVIMQAMLDAVALKLRTGARVLVETVDAGSIPEGRYARELGALAEAWPQVSIGSYPHFSSDGVRNQIVLRSRDSEPLALAKEAVLAMLTGKTNDRPPGC from the coding sequence ATGACCTCTGCGCCGCAGCAGGAACAGGTTACGGCGGCGGTTCTCGTGATTGGGGACGAGATACTCTCCGGCCGCACGCAGGACGCCAACAGCCACTATATCGCGAATTATCTCGCTCGGGTCGGGGTCGATCTTCGCGAGATAAGGGTTGTTCCCGACTTGGAGGAAGAAATCGTCGGGGCCGTAAATGCGCTGCGCGCCCGCTATGATTACGTCTTTACGACGGGAGGCATCGGGCCGACCCACGACGACATCACCGCCGACGCCATGGCGAAGGCTTTCGCCGTCGGCATTGAGGAAAACCCCGCCGCCATCGCCATGCTGCTGGAGCGGATAAGGCCCGACCAGCTCAACGAAGCGCGCCGACGGATGGCGCGGATTCCTCTGGGCGCGGAGCTGATCGAAAACGCCATATCGAAAGCGCCCGGCTTCATGATCGGCAATGTGATCGTCATGGCCGGCGTGCCGGTCATCATGCAGGCCATGCTCGACGCGGTGGCGCTGAAGCTCAGGACCGGCGCGCGGGTGCTGGTGGAGACCGTCGACGCGGGTTCTATCCCCGAGGGGCGCTACGCCAGGGAGCTGGGGGCGCTGGCGGAGGCGTGGCCGCAGGTGAGCATCGGCTCCTATCCGCATTTCTCCAGCGACGGCGTCCGCAATCAGATCGTCCTGCGCTCACGCGATTCCGAACCACTGGCCTTGGCCAAGGAAGCCGTGCTAGCCATGCTCACGGGAAAGACCAACGACCGGCCCCCGGGGTGCTGA
- a CDS encoding quinoprotein dehydrogenase-associated putative ABC transporter substrate-binding protein: MLQIHNALAGVIAAIGSAALLASSAYGGDGSPESKTRLTVCADPGNLPYSNKAREGFENKIAQILADDLHMELDYFWFAEHKGFLGRTLLINRCDAVISVPNGLSLVATTRPYFSSSYVVVMRSGDDRRFSSFDDAWLQKARIGLQLVGNEGATTPPAVALSRRGANKNITPFPMWSEEETGSPQGEIVKAVVDGGIDVAFVWGPFGGYFAKAHGSELGVEAVLDDPKSPDQTFVFPMSIGVRKSDAVLKDRLQEALDRHEAEIATILKDYGIPTVGSPPKAERAADASPRDNH, from the coding sequence ATGCTGCAAATTCACAACGCCTTGGCCGGCGTCATCGCCGCCATCGGCTCTGCGGCGCTCCTTGCGTCGTCGGCTTATGGAGGAGATGGGTCGCCAGAGTCCAAAACAAGGCTGACGGTCTGCGCCGATCCGGGAAATCTGCCTTATTCCAATAAGGCCCGGGAGGGTTTCGAGAATAAGATCGCGCAGATTCTGGCCGACGACCTCCATATGGAGCTCGATTATTTCTGGTTCGCCGAGCACAAGGGATTTCTGGGCCGCACCCTGCTGATAAATCGGTGCGATGCGGTCATCAGCGTTCCCAACGGTCTGTCTCTGGTTGCGACGACGCGCCCATATTTCTCATCGAGCTATGTCGTGGTGATGAGATCCGGCGACGACAGACGCTTCTCGTCCTTCGACGACGCCTGGCTGCAAAAAGCGCGTATCGGATTACAACTGGTCGGCAATGAAGGCGCGACCACGCCGCCGGCCGTAGCGCTTTCACGGCGCGGCGCCAATAAGAATATCACGCCCTTTCCGATGTGGTCGGAGGAAGAGACGGGCTCGCCCCAGGGCGAAATCGTCAAAGCCGTAGTGGACGGAGGGATCGACGTCGCCTTCGTCTGGGGGCCCTTCGGGGGCTATTTCGCAAAAGCGCATGGAAGCGAGCTTGGGGTCGAGGCCGTTCTCGACGATCCCAAATCGCCCGACCAGACTTTCGTGTTCCCTATGTCCATCGGGGTCAGAAAATCCGACGCCGTTCTTAAAGACCGGCTCCAGGAAGCGCTCGACCGCCACGAGGCCGAGATCGCGACGATCCTGAAAGACTACGGAATTCCCACGGTCGGTTCTCCGCCGAAAGCGGAGCGGGCGGCGGATGCTTCGCCGCGCGACAATCATTAG
- a CDS encoding PepSY-associated TM helix domain-containing protein: MNAIVRPLAGADPAANFGAAYRVVWRWHFYAGLFCLPFIVVLCLSGGVYLFKPQIDAFFDRPYDRLELAGEAKTLDQQVEAALKANPGARLKALELRSDPTDAARVRLMTAEGRELRVLVRPDTLEIMKTEAEKSRLTTLMHDIHGELLIGEPGAIAVELAGAWAIIMVITGLYLWWPRSHNGLAGVLYPRLSAGGRVFLRDLHAVTGVWLSFFAMFFLITALPWTKVWGEGFKYARSIGQQHEVRQDWTTGPASEQTGRMAEFRNAPPAAEDEHAEHRAAGHAGHGGMRPSIAGFDEIAAQVLPLKLADPVYVSPPSPKRPNWVVRSDAQNRPLRTTLEFDPKSFEQIKESSFSERPLLDRVLGVGIAAHEGQLFGWFNQLLGLLTAIGYLVLVVSGALMWWRRRPQGVLGAPPALSSPPRLAPFVIAVAVVLGVLLPTLGLSLVAVLAIEALLKRYSPKASAWLGFPSAR, encoded by the coding sequence ACCGCGTGGTGTGGCGCTGGCATTTCTATGCCGGGCTGTTCTGCCTGCCGTTCATTGTGGTGCTGTGCCTTTCCGGCGGGGTCTATCTGTTCAAGCCGCAGATCGACGCGTTCTTTGACCGGCCCTACGATCGTCTCGAGCTTGCAGGCGAAGCGAAGACGCTCGACCAGCAGGTCGAGGCCGCGCTCAAAGCCAATCCCGGCGCGCGGCTGAAAGCGCTGGAGCTGCGCAGCGATCCGACCGACGCCGCGCGGGTGCGGCTGATGACAGCGGAAGGGCGCGAACTGCGCGTGCTGGTGCGGCCCGATACGCTGGAGATCATGAAGACGGAGGCGGAAAAAAGCCGTCTGACCACGCTGATGCACGACATTCACGGCGAATTGCTGATCGGCGAGCCGGGGGCGATTGCGGTTGAGCTCGCGGGGGCGTGGGCGATCATAATGGTGATCACAGGGCTGTATCTGTGGTGGCCGCGCTCGCACAATGGTCTTGCGGGGGTCCTCTATCCGCGGCTTTCGGCTGGCGGGCGCGTCTTTCTGCGCGACCTTCACGCCGTAACCGGCGTTTGGCTTTCTTTCTTCGCCATGTTCTTCCTCATCACGGCGCTGCCATGGACCAAGGTCTGGGGCGAGGGTTTCAAATATGCGCGCAGCATCGGCCAGCAGCATGAGGTGCGGCAGGACTGGACCACGGGACCGGCTTCGGAGCAGACGGGCAGGATGGCGGAGTTCCGCAACGCGCCGCCCGCCGCAGAGGACGAGCACGCGGAACATCGCGCGGCGGGTCACGCCGGCCACGGCGGAATGCGGCCGTCGATCGCGGGCTTCGATGAAATCGCGGCCCAGGTCCTGCCGCTGAAGCTCGCCGACCCGGTGTATGTTTCTCCGCCCTCGCCGAAACGGCCCAACTGGGTGGTGCGTTCGGACGCGCAGAACCGGCCGCTGCGCACGACGCTGGAGTTCGACCCCAAGAGCTTCGAACAGATCAAGGAGAGCTCGTTCTCAGAACGTCCGCTGCTCGATCGCGTGCTCGGCGTCGGCATCGCCGCGCATGAGGGCCAGCTCTTCGGCTGGTTCAACCAGCTGCTCGGCCTGCTCACGGCGATCGGCTATCTCGTGCTGGTCGTTTCCGGCGCGCTGATGTGGTGGCGTCGCCGGCCGCAGGGCGTGCTGGGCGCGCCGCCGGCGCTTTCCTCTCCGCCGCGCCTCGCGCCTTTCGTTATCGCCGTGGCGGTCGTCCTCGGCGTGCTGCTGCCGACGCTCGGCCTGTCGCTCGTCGCGGTTCTGGCGATCGAGGCGCTGCTGAAGCGCTATTCGCCCAAAGCGAGCGCTTGGCTGGGCTTCCCTTCGGCCCGGTAA
- a CDS encoding choice-of-anchor tandem repeat GloVer-containing protein — translation MICSLFFRAVYVACAIFAAHAARAEEAGPSASVATSTRAGAVRPKVPTTETILHYFQGSAANDGATPYVAGLIAADDGSLYGATAQGGVWGGCAGMGCGAVFKLTPPASGVGPWTETILYQFPQAPGGCKGAYPGEIVTDRSGAIYGIAEGGGQIPCSVVYKLAPPQAGQAQWSMTVLAAWTDTIYGQDYPLYLALGPDGALYGVAQNGGSHGYGMIYKVTPNAHGSIDCSSPAGSSSRRCGVTVLYNFTGGADGGSPAGGLVFDASGAIYGSTTLGGAVNCGLGAAQGCGAVFRLTPPPPPTNCGVCAPAQWVLTSIYGFQGGLANDGAGPQGDLIIDSSGALYGVTANGGPANQGTVFRLTPPAAGQTQWSEAILYSFPVTQTHTAPYGSRPFGRLVFDASGNLYGTTVGGGRWGMGVAYMLSPPQQGPAQWNETVLHSFNSTGGQDGSTPLGFAIGKSGALYGMTMQGGSYGWGEVFSLN, via the coding sequence ATGATTTGTTCGCTGTTTTTCCGCGCGGTGTATGTCGCCTGCGCAATTTTCGCCGCTCACGCGGCTAGGGCGGAGGAAGCCGGGCCGTCGGCGAGTGTCGCAACCTCGACCAGGGCTGGCGCGGTCAGGCCAAAAGTCCCGACTACCGAGACCATTCTGCATTATTTTCAAGGCTCGGCCGCCAATGACGGGGCAACGCCGTATGTCGCCGGTCTGATCGCCGCGGATGACGGTTCGCTTTATGGCGCAACGGCCCAGGGCGGCGTGTGGGGCGGTTGCGCCGGGATGGGCTGTGGCGCGGTGTTCAAGCTCACGCCGCCGGCGTCGGGCGTCGGCCCCTGGACGGAGACAATTCTGTATCAATTCCCCCAAGCGCCGGGCGGTTGCAAGGGAGCTTATCCCGGCGAAATCGTGACGGATCGGAGCGGAGCGATTTACGGGATCGCCGAGGGCGGCGGCCAGATCCCGTGCAGCGTGGTCTATAAGCTCGCCCCGCCACAGGCCGGACAGGCCCAGTGGAGCATGACCGTCCTCGCCGCATGGACGGATACGATATATGGCCAAGACTACCCCCTCTATCTGGCGCTGGGACCGGACGGCGCGCTTTATGGCGTGGCGCAGAACGGCGGGTCCCATGGCTACGGCATGATCTACAAGGTGACGCCGAACGCCCATGGAAGCATCGACTGTTCCAGTCCGGCGGGCAGCAGTTCACGGAGATGCGGCGTCACCGTCCTTTATAATTTCACCGGAGGCGCGGACGGCGGCTCGCCTGCCGGGGGCCTCGTTTTCGACGCCTCGGGAGCGATCTATGGCTCCACCACTTTGGGCGGCGCCGTGAACTGCGGCTTGGGAGCGGCGCAGGGATGCGGCGCAGTGTTCAGATTGACGCCGCCGCCGCCGCCGACCAACTGCGGCGTCTGTGCTCCGGCGCAATGGGTTCTGACGTCGATCTACGGTTTCCAGGGCGGCCTGGCCAATGACGGCGCGGGACCGCAAGGCGATTTGATCATCGACTCTTCGGGCGCGCTCTATGGCGTGACCGCGAATGGAGGCCCCGCGAACCAGGGCACGGTGTTCAGGCTGACGCCGCCCGCGGCTGGTCAAACGCAGTGGAGCGAGGCCATCCTCTATTCTTTCCCGGTCACGCAAACCCACACGGCCCCCTATGGGTCCCGGCCGTTTGGCCGTCTGGTCTTCGACGCCAGCGGTAATTTGTACGGGACGACCGTTGGCGGCGGCAGGTGGGGCATGGGCGTCGCCTACATGCTGTCGCCGCCGCAGCAGGGCCCGGCGCAATGGAATGAAACCGTCCTGCATTCCTTCAATTCCACTGGAGGGCAAGACGGATCGACGCCTCTCGGCTTCGCCATCGGCAAGTCCGGAGCCCTGTACGGCATGACGATGCAAGGCGGCTCCTACGGCTGGGGTGAAGTCTTCAGCCTGAATTAA
- a CDS encoding chorismate mutase, whose product MFKTPTDTLSELRCEIDRIDLAMHKLLMQRGEIIDRLIEVKRAQGGGCAFRPDREAQMMRALVERHQGLLPLDAVEGIWRIIVSTFTYVQAHYSVHADDSGGDAQMRDSARFHFGFTVPYVPHHGAVAVIEAVERSGGDLGVLRSAGGSGDGAWWLRLVGDAAPKIIARLPFVERPDHPAGLPVFVVAKPAAELGPQDIALHSVSLAQWSHAAPAAIAAAQGEILASAPKSGGYALLVAAPAAIGEGGLVRELANAGVVGARVESVGGHAARFEMNEARAGVFAPKS is encoded by the coding sequence GTGTTCAAGACCCCGACCGACACGCTCAGCGAATTGCGCTGTGAGATCGACCGTATCGACCTCGCCATGCACAAGCTGCTGATGCAGCGCGGCGAGATCATCGACCGGCTGATCGAGGTCAAGCGCGCGCAGGGCGGCGGCTGCGCCTTCCGCCCCGACCGCGAAGCCCAGATGATGCGTGCGCTGGTCGAGCGCCACCAGGGCCTGCTGCCGCTCGACGCGGTCGAAGGAATCTGGCGCATCATCGTCTCCACCTTCACTTATGTTCAGGCGCATTATTCCGTTCACGCCGACGACTCGGGCGGGGACGCGCAAATGCGGGACAGCGCGCGCTTTCACTTCGGCTTCACCGTGCCTTACGTTCCGCATCACGGGGCGGTGGCGGTGATCGAGGCGGTGGAACGCTCCGGCGGCGATCTCGGGGTGCTGCGCTCGGCCGGCGGCAGCGGCGACGGAGCCTGGTGGCTGCGCCTCGTCGGAGACGCCGCTCCGAAGATCATCGCGCGCCTGCCCTTCGTCGAACGACCCGATCACCCCGCCGGACTGCCCGTCTTCGTGGTGGCGAAGCCTGCCGCCGAACTGGGGCCGCAGGACATCGCGCTTCATTCGGTCTCGCTGGCGCAATGGAGCCACGCCGCGCCCGCCGCCATCGCTGCGGCGCAGGGCGAGATCCTCGCCAGCGCTCCCAAATCCGGCGGCTATGCGCTGCTCGTGGCGGCCCCCGCCGCCATCGGCGAAGGCGGCCTCGTGCGCGAACTCGCCAACGCCGGAGTCGTGGGCGCGAGAGTCGAATCCGTGGGCGGCCACGCCGCGCGTTTCGAGATGAACGAGGCCCGCGCCGGCGTCTTTGCGCCGAAAAGCTGA